CATACAGTTCACCATTAGTTGGTATGCTTCATTTATGCATTACTTCTTCCTTTTTATTAGCTTTTTCAATTTCCCTGTAATCCGGTTGATCATTGTAAACGACATAAGGGATACGTTGTTATTACCCGTTTTATACAGATCAATGTATCGGTCAGCGATTCGGATAAGCTGAGGTTCAAAACGGTCAAACTGGGCGGCACTGATTCTTACATTATCATTGACCAGCCGGTAGTACAGATCATATGAGCCATGCTTCTCAAGAAAATACTTCCATGGAAGCTGGAACTGTGAATCATCGAGCTTCTGAAAAAAGATCTTTTCCTTTGATCGCCTGTCCCTCATAAAGAAACCGATATTGGTATTCCACCCTTTCGCATCAAGGAGGATCCTTTGATCATCACAAGTGACTTGAGAGATTCGAAGATTAGAAATCAGCAGTGATAAGTTCCCCTTGCCCGTGAAATAAATCCTGTTATTGGCTTTCTGGTCTTCAATCGTGCTCTCCACCATCTTGCTGGAAACACGGAACATACTCTCGGTCCCATTGATATCAATAAACTCAACATAGACATCAAAGATACTTGATTCGTTTCGCCGGTCCACTTCTCCAGCAGCAGAAAAGCTTCCATCGCCGTTTTCCTCCAGCGGCATCACAATACGATCCGTGACGTCTGTTCTTGATCTGAGTATAACAGTTGCTGTTTCAACGTCAAAGACGTTCGGAATTCTTAACCCGCTTACGGTTAAGTGATGATCCGAATACTGAATGCTTTTGATCTTGATAAAATTCGCCAGCAGCACCTTAATACGATAAAACTCATCGGGAATCCGTTCTGAGCCATCCCGAAAAAAAGGCAGTGCCCAAAAATAGTGATCGTTTTCCTCAACGATAGGGCCATTTGGTTCCTCAGAGAGATAAAACAGCAATTCCTCTGTCAGGTCGTTTAAGATCATGTAGATATAAAGATTTCTCAGGACACCCAAGTCGTTGTCATAAACATCTTTTATGCTGCTTAACACGGCTTTTACTTCACGCAGATATACTTCTCTGAATTCCTCATCTTCTGCGATCCCTTTGATCGGAAAGAATAACCTGTCGATGTTTCTTTTCAGAAAAGCGGTTCTTAGTTCTTCATCCTGCAGGCTGTCGAAGTAATTCAATTGATGGTGAAGAGAGCTCATGCGGTCCAGAAAATTTTTAATATCATTCTTCATCTGGGTAATGGATTTGTTATCTGTCTCTTCCTCACGTTTTCTCCACAAATACACCGTGTCTGTAATAATATTGATCTTCTTCGCCTTTGTGAAGGCTTTATGAACCATCGGCCGGTCGGCATAAAGCATCCCCGGAGGCATAAAGCATTCATTATCAATCATGAAGTCGCGCTTATAGATCTTGTTCCAATAGAAACCATCGTAAAAGATATCGGGAAACTCAAGCAAATGGTTCACTTCCCGGCTGCTCTTCCAAACATCCCGTTCCCTTTTATAGATGATCTCCTTTTGAATTCCGTTAACCAATATATTTGGTTTCCCGATCACGATATCGGAATCTGTTTCTTTCGCTTTTTTATATAGTTTTTCATACGCATCCAATGGAACGATATCATCAGAATCCATGACCGTAACATACTCACCGGACGCTCGTTTCAATCCGTTGTTGCCCGCAACTGCACCGCCGCTGTTCTCTTGGTGAATGACCGTAATGTTATCGTACTTTTCCCGGTATTCTTCAAGGATCAGGTGGCTGTTGTCCGGGCTGCTGTCATTGACTAAAATGATCTCGATTCCTTTTAGCGTTTGATTGACCAGGGATTCCAGGCAATCTCTTAGAAATTCTTCCGTATTATAGACCAGTACGACGACACTCAATTTGTAATTATTCATGTTTATTCACCTAACTCGAATCTGATTATGCTGCAAATTTGCTGTACAATCTCCGTTTCCAGTTCCGTGTACATCGGCAAACATAAAATACGTTCGCTGACGAAAGTGGCCTTGGGCATGTCTTCCTGATACTCCGCATAACAGCTGAAATCTGTACACAACGGGTAAAAATACTTCCTCGTAAATACGTTGTAGTTCTTTAACGACTCATGCAGCTGATCTCTTGTCTCCTGATCGTGCAGCAGAATAGGAAAGTACGAATAATTATGCTTCACATTCTCCATGGAATTCGGCAGATGCCTGATCGCTTCAACCGAATTCAAATGTTCGATATACGTCTCGTGAACGAGCTTTCTTTTACTGATATCTTCATCAATCGTCTGCAGATTGCTCAAGCCCATGGCCGCCTGGAACTCATTCATTTTGGCATTGGTACCAACATAGTCGACAGAGTCTTGGGAGGTGATCCCGAAATTTTTCAGGGCCTTCAGCTTCTGCTTCAATCCTTCATCCTGGAACGAGAGCAAGCCTCCTTCGATCGAATGAAACACTTTGGTTGAATGAAAACTGAACATCGAAACATCTCCAAAGTCGGCGATGCTTCTGCCGTTTATTTCTACACCAAACGTATGCGCAGCATCATAGATCACCGCCAGGTTATGCTTTTTGGCCAATTCTTCGATCTTTTCCAGGTTGCACGGAAGCCCAAAGACATGGACAGCCAGAATGGCACACGTCTGGCTTGTGATATGCTTTTCGAGCTGATCCGTATCGATCGTGAAGCTGTCCATCTCGATATCACAAAAAACAGGCGTCAATCCGCTATTTACGATGGCATGCGTCGTCGATGCAAAAGTAAACGGAGTCGTTATGACTTCCCCTTTTAAATCCAGGGCCTTGATTGCTGTTTCCAGCGCAAGATGGCCATTCGTAAACAGTTCCAAGTTGGAAACATTCAAGTAGTCTTTAAGATTTTCTTTAAATTGTTCATGAAGCGGTCCGTCATTGGTCAGCCACTGGTTCTCCCAGATTCCTTCTATATATTCCTTGTAGAGCTCGAAGTCTGGAAGCTTTGGCTTCGTAACATGAATGGGTCGGTCAATTTTCAATTCAGTAAGCATCTTAATTTCTCCAATCGATGAGACATTCAATGGCATCCAGGTCGAAAACAGGCATACCCGTCATCTCTTTCATCATCTTCCGCTCGCTGTACGAGTCATCAATAAAAATAGATGGCTTATCATTCTTGATGTATTTATGTTTGTCATCCTCTTTTGTAATATGGACGATTTCACTGAATATGCTGTGATCTACTTTTAAATGAGTCAGGGTTTCCCTAATGTCCCTTGCATGCTTGGTGATGAGGACGAGTTCAATGTCCTTGTTAATGCACTGGTAGATGTACATCATGACCATCGGATTAATTTTCTCATCCTTCGTGATGGCATCATCAAAATCAATAAATACCCGTTTATACTCAAAATCCAGTGTGAAACGGTTGATCAGGGCACGGTCGACTTCAATTTTAAAATTGTTCTCAATCACATCCAGCTTGTACTCCTGACGGTCGAACAGGCTTAACAATGGAAAGTTGATTCCTTTGTTTC
This genomic stretch from Fictibacillus marinisediminis harbors:
- a CDS encoding glycosyltransferase translates to MNNYKLSVVVLVYNTEEFLRDCLESLVNQTLKGIEIILVNDSSPDNSHLILEEYREKYDNITVIHQENSGGAVAGNNGLKRASGEYVTVMDSDDIVPLDAYEKLYKKAKETDSDIVIGKPNILVNGIQKEIIYKRERDVWKSSREVNHLLEFPDIFYDGFYWNKIYKRDFMIDNECFMPPGMLYADRPMVHKAFTKAKKINIITDTVYLWRKREEETDNKSITQMKNDIKNFLDRMSSLHHQLNYFDSLQDEELRTAFLKRNIDRLFFPIKGIAEDEEFREVYLREVKAVLSSIKDVYDNDLGVLRNLYIYMILNDLTEELLFYLSEEPNGPIVEENDHYFWALPFFRDGSERIPDEFYRIKVLLANFIKIKSIQYSDHHLTVSGLRIPNVFDVETATVILRSRTDVTDRIVMPLEENGDGSFSAAGEVDRRNESSIFDVYVEFIDINGTESMFRVSSKMVESTIEDQKANNRIYFTGKGNLSLLISNLRISQVTCDDQRILLDAKGWNTNIGFFMRDRRSKEKIFFQKLDDSQFQLPWKYFLEKHGSYDLYYRLVNDNVRISAAQFDRFEPQLIRIADRYIDLYKTGNNNVSLMSFTMINRITGKLKKLIKRKK
- a CDS encoding DegT/DnrJ/EryC1/StrS family aminotransferase, with translation MLTELKIDRPIHVTKPKLPDFELYKEYIEGIWENQWLTNDGPLHEQFKENLKDYLNVSNLELFTNGHLALETAIKALDLKGEVITTPFTFASTTHAIVNSGLTPVFCDIEMDSFTIDTDQLEKHITSQTCAILAVHVFGLPCNLEKIEELAKKHNLAVIYDAAHTFGVEINGRSIADFGDVSMFSFHSTKVFHSIEGGLLSFQDEGLKQKLKALKNFGITSQDSVDYVGTNAKMNEFQAAMGLSNLQTIDEDISKRKLVHETYIEHLNSVEAIRHLPNSMENVKHNYSYFPILLHDQETRDQLHESLKNYNVFTRKYFYPLCTDFSCYAEYQEDMPKATFVSERILCLPMYTELETEIVQQICSIIRFELGE